Sequence from the Ascaphus truei isolate aAscTru1 chromosome 3, aAscTru1.hap1, whole genome shotgun sequence genome:
taaggaaatgatgctgttaggtactcataaatacagaacatacaataactgtttgttcaatatttacacatgtaaatgtaaaacttatgttattgttatatatagttgcccctgaaggacatgtgtcacctgagactgaacaagtgtcttcacctgggtcagccagctcaacacacctagaaggtgagtgtatcagttggtggccatataatatgtgctcttctatatgttatgttgtcatgttcattatttgttttgcacatcttctttaaataggattacttagtgtcagtgaaaatgaagtgtaaggcaacttgtattgtgttagtgatgttaactatcatgtaggagttgtgagtttacagcaagttttcattcactcatatttcatactgagtccaaacattattcttaagtcaaggtagtttttaatgtgaggttataaaacgtatggaaacatgttagttgttacttatgacacagtacaattacatagtaacacagcagagattaacatgccatttaataatgtgtacatttatttgtagaacatgatgaagaggattttgatgatgatgatgatgatgatgatgccgccgccgccgccatagacacacaaatacaagcaagtgaccatgaagaggttccaattgaaactgttttaccgccaaaacgtccagcaaataccacatatgatgcaattgtagcttctgagggaaaaattgtggaagcagaaaatcgtcgccattctgacctgatgacagtgctggaaaggatgattgcactgcaggaagaaacagtttcacaattggcacatctccacagagtcttcattgaagtgcctaaacagttgcaaaaaatcaacacctcattcgaagcattagttgttcagcaaacacaagctaattactggagaatgactaatgtaccacaattcaacacctcacaggcaggatctgttcatgcatgtcagttttcaccacattcatctgatattcattcaccaggcccaaatgttaccggtcaagtagcagacattgctgtgcaggttcctgatgacatcctaccgctgccatctgtacaaattcagcagcagacacctacaaaggaggcgacaaaaacaaaacaagacacacatgaaacagaccaaccatcacttgtgcagtgtctaccaacttgctcacatgtgtcagtgggcacaagccctgtccgtgaacagtcactacccaaaagccctgtaggtgagtcactgcccaaaagccctgtaggtgaatcgctgcccaaaagccctgtaggtgaatcgctgcccaaaagccctgtaggtgaatcactgcccaaaagccctgtaggtgagtcactggccacaagccctgtaggtgagtcactggccacaagccccgtaggtgaacagtcactacccaaaagccctgtaggtgagtcactgcccaaaagccctgtaggtgagtcactggccacaagccctgcccgtgaagtgccagaggccactcaaagtggctctgttgtacctaaagttggtggcaaaagaaaaaggaaaattcaagagacaacaagcaggcctgttactcgctcgcaaa
This genomic interval carries:
- the LOC142491240 gene encoding uncharacterized protein LOC142491240 → MWDTIVIGVNACGNHVRDKRNCHKRFDDIRSKLKKKIQHQRVHATGTGGGPTPQRLILSPLEELLRAKLLPVVVEGLPGDRDIGIYPSQFPPVAPEGHVSPETEQVSSPGSASSTHLEEHDEEDFDDDDDDDDAAAAAIDTQIQASDHEEVPIETVLPPKRPANTTYDAIVASEGKIVEAENRRHSDLMTVLERMIALQEETVSQLAHLHRVFIEVPKQLQKINTSFEALVVQQTQANYWRMTNVPQFNTSQAGSVHACQFSPHSSDIHSPGPNVTGQVADIAVQVPDDILPLPSVQIQQQTPTKEATKTKQDTHETDQPSLVQCLPTCSHVSVGTSPVREQSLPKSPVGESLPKSPVGESLPKSPVGESLPKSPVGESLPKSPVGESLATSPVGESLATSPVGEQSLPKSPVGESLPKSPVGESLATSPAREVPEATQSGSVVPKVGGKRKRKIQETTSRPVTRSQKEQKK